The proteins below are encoded in one region of Palaemon carinicauda isolate YSFRI2023 unplaced genomic scaffold, ASM3689809v2 scaffold311, whole genome shotgun sequence:
- the LOC137636489 gene encoding inositol polyphosphate 1-phosphatase-like, whose amino-acid sequence MSELLQILLSFSERAGEIARSIRREPKLFSLLVEEKGEIEKNQRFAHDFKTLADVLIQEALRHHIETMVPSLGDHVQGEESAEFTNTLGEKITVKICETEKETANLLAK is encoded by the exons ATGTCAGAATTACTGCAGATCTTGCTGAGTTTCTCCGAGCGTGCAGGGGAGATAGCACGATCAATTCGCAGGGAGCCAAAACTTTTCTCTCTATTAGTCGAGGAAAAAGGGGAAATAGAGAAAAATCAACGATTTGCTCACGACTTTAAAACGCTAGCGGACGTATTGATACAAGAGGCTTTACGGCATCATATTGAAACTATG gttCCATCATTAGGGGATCATGTCCAAGGGGAAGAAAGTGCAGAATTCACAAACACACTTGGTGAAAAAATTACAGTTAAGATCTGTGAAACGGAAAAAGAAACGGCCAATCTACTTGCAAAG